A single window of Ischnura elegans chromosome 8, ioIscEleg1.1, whole genome shotgun sequence DNA harbors:
- the LOC124164349 gene encoding uncharacterized protein LOC124164349, whose protein sequence is MAVWERNAVEALISFYEEKRCLYEVSSPDYHLKQKRSSALQDIATNLLPFRPGTTSEEVKTKINGLRTQYMAEKNKLIRSKKSGAGVEEVVRPKLWCYNNLSFLERHTAPRKSVSNLDPVELNKETPIEIQSGELSDVTAEEQHEIGTIPVPLLSEESTSASADHCNISSRSGSSRGVPTPKRRRTGEADITTFLSKASSALEQGTLRKNTKFEKFGLFVGQEIADISDEKKQKAAMQKIFDIVMRAKDDENES, encoded by the exons ATGGCCGTTTGGGAGAGGAACGCTGTGGAAGCCCTCATTAGTTTTTACGAGGAAAAAAGGTGTTTGTACGAAGTAAGCTCCCCAGATTACCACTTGAAGCAGAAGAGAAGTTCGGCGCTGCAAGACATAGCCACTAATTTGTTGCct TTTCGACCTGGTACCACATCGGAGGAAGTGAAAACGAAGATAAATGGCCTCCGCACACAATACATGgctgaaaaaaacaaattaatcagGTCGAAGAAGAGTGGAGCAGGAGTGGAAGAGGTTGTAAGGCCAAAATTGTGGTGCTACAACAATTTAAGTTTCCTTGAAAGGCATACGGCACCCAGGAAGAGCGTATCAAACTTGGATCCCGTGGAGCTTAACAAG GAAACGCCCATTGAAATACAATCAGGAGAGTTATCAGATGTCACGGCAGAAGAGCAGCATGAAATTGGTACCATCCCAGTCCCCTTACTCAGTGAAGAGTCCACCTCTGCCAGCGCTGACCACTGCAACATCTCCTCAAGAAGCGGGTCATCAAGAGGAGTACCGACCCCCAAGAGGAGAAGGACTGGGGAAGCAGACATAACTACCTTCCTCTCAAAGGCTTCGTCAGCCCTTGAGCAAGGGACACTgcggaaaaacacaaaatttgaaaaattcggCCTGTTTGTAGGGCAAGAAATTGCCGATATTAGTgacgaaaaaaaacagaaagctgcaatgcagaaaatttttgatataGTAATGAGAGCTAAAGATGATGAGAATGAAAGTTaa